In Streptococcus pneumoniae, the sequence AGATTACAAGGCCTTACAGAAATAAGAAATCCAGATAAGACAATGTTCGTCCAAGACGCTATTCGCTTCGCACAGCAGCACGGATTCAATATGCTTTAATTTTAAAGTTTAGGTGTCAAGACCTCTTTTTAGTGTGCCCAAAATTTAGAGAAGTAATCAATCAACTAACTTTTATTTTTTTCAAACTTTCAGTAAACTGACCTAAAGCTAACTCAATCTGTCTTTGTAGATGCTTCTGCTATCAGCTAGAAGTTGATCTACTTTTGCCAAGACTGCCTTCTCATCAAAAGTTCCAGGTTGATAGTTGGATTGCAGGGATGGAATCTTGTTTTTCAAAGCCGCTTCATATCCCTTAGTTTGAACCTTGATGTAGTGATTGTGGTCGCCATGAGGAATCACAAAACCTTCTGAATCTTCACTTATAATTCGATTGGCATCAAAACCATGACCATCTTCTTCCTCATGATGGACATGTAGTGACGGATTACTTAATACAGAACTAGAAGAACTTCCTACCTCTTCCGTGTTAGAGTGTGATGGGGGATTGTTAAGAGATGACTTAGGAATATAGTGATAGTGATCCCCATGTCTTACTATATAAGCATCACCTGTATCTCTGACAATATCATTAGGGTTAAAGACATATGTGGCTGCTAATTCACCTGCCGACAAGTCACTCTCAGGAATGAAATGATAGTGACCACCATGTGGTACTATAGTAGATTGAAATAGAATATGAGCAAATTGATAAGGGGATTTTAAAGTAATTTCTAACAATGATTTAGAAACTATGATGTGCTATTCTAAATTCAACTCACTATATATAACCATCATCGGTAGTATAACGTCCCTGTAATTTTGCTACAGATACTTCTGCACTAGCTCCTTTATCGTCTTTACCATGTTCTTGTTTTTGGCGATTGATTTCATCTTTTGTTCGTACATTTTCTGCATGAGCTTGATCTTTAAGGTAAACATAATACTTTCCATCTACCTTAATAATATATCCTCCCTTAACCTAACTGACGATATCTTGATCTTTCGGCTGATAGTTGGGGGCTTTCATTAATAGCTCTTCACTAAAGAGCGCATCAAAAGGAACTTTACCATTATAGTAGTGATAATGATCGCCATGAGAAGTTACATAACCTTGATCTGTAATCTTAATAACAATTTGTTTTGCTTGAATTCCTTCTTTTTGACTAACCTAGTCTGGAGTCAAATTTTCAGTCTTCTTAGTGTCTTTATTACTGTTTACATATGAAACACGATTTTTATCTGTATTGGCCTGTTAGCTATGTTGGTTCAGAGCATAAACACACAGACTTAAGGAAAGGATAACAACAGATCCAGCTGCTATATATTTCTTTTTAAATTTCATAATTACCTCATTTCTATAATTATTTATATGATGTCTTCATTATTAAATGATTAAATAAATTAATTAACCAATTAATTAACTAGTAAATATTCCACCTCTTTTTAAGTTGTATGTCAAGAAATTTTATATATTAATAATAAAATGAAATTCTCCCAAAGTCAGAGTTTTATTTCTAACTTTTGAGAGAACTTCATTTTTGATTCAGACTTTTTCTACTGCTATTCCTTACGCTATGAGATCAGATAAATTCTTTTTTATCACTTCTCCACTTGGCAATCTTAATTCAATCGTTCCATCCATATTGAATATAACACTATCTAAGCCTAATCCGTAACTAGCTGTAAATTTTTCTAATTTTTCTTGTACAGGATCTACTGCTGGAGCTTCCTCTAATGCTGGATCTAACATAGGGTCACTCCCCACATTCCCTTCTGGATTCAACATTCCATTATCCGTTGAGTTTTCTGGTTTTACAGGTTTTTCGTTTGGTGCCTCTGGTAAAGAATCTGCTGGTTTATTTTCTGTTGGTTGGTTCTCAACTGTTCCAGTAGATACTTTTCCAGTTTCAGATGGTTTATTTTCACCATTTCCTTGAGGTGCTTCTCCTGTAAAATCTGCCATATTCTTTTTAATGACTTCTCCCGATGGTAAATATAATTCAATTGTTCCGTCCATATTAAACAAGACATTTTCTAGCTTCATCCCATAACTTTCAGCAAATTTTGCTACTTTTTCTTGTACAGGATCCACTGTAGGAACTTCTTCTAACGTTGAATCACTAGTACTGTTCCCAGTTTCAGGAAGCTTTTCTTTTTCTACCTTCTCACTAGTCTTTGGTTCTTCTACCTTTTCATCAAGTTTTGAGTTTTCTTGTGCTTTATTCCTTTTAAATTGTGGTAGAATACTTGGTTTATCAGTTTGATTTTCTTTTTCCAAGATAGGTACTTCCACAATATAAGTCGATTGATTGTCCAAATAAGCATTTGCCATGAAGGTTACAGGAATTTTATTTCCGGCCGTTCTGGTTGTTCCTTGGTTTAATTTCGGAATCGGTAATTTAATTTCACCAACTTTATAGTTATTTTCTAAATAAGCATTTCCATGAAATTCATCAAACACTCTGACTAAAGCATCAGTTCCTTTAGGCACTGCAAATTGAGGGTTCACTCTTAAATAAGTATCCCCTGCATGGAAAGGATAGAAAATCGTTTGACTGGCCATTTTGTAAGCTAAAGAGGTTGGAACTGTAAATGTACCATCATAACTTACTTCTGGATAATCTTTTGAAGCGATAGTATACTTAAATGTTTGTCCTGGTAAATAAGGTTGATCTAATTCAAAGTTTGCAATATTCCCTACTCCTTCTCCAAATACTTTACCAGATACTTTCTCCAATACTTTTCCATCTGGTGTTATTAATTTTACTAGCATATTGATACCTAATTTTTTTTCCAATTCAGGCGGAAAACTAAAAGAAACGCGTTTTTGACCATTGGCTAGAGTAAAGTTTTGATTATTAAACGTACTATTTTTTAACAAATTAACAACATTCGTTAATTCTTCTCCAGTATAAACTTTATTCCCTTCTTTTTTAGCAACTCCTTCTTCGGGTTTAAACAGTTCATAGTTACTGTGAGAATGACCAATTCCAACCGGTTTATGTTCATCAATCGGATCTGCATGATGGTGATCTCCATGCGGATAAATAATCGCATTTTTTTCTTTATTCACGACAATACTTTCACGTTTGACACCATATTGTTTCATAATGCCAGCAATTTTTTCTTCGATTTTTTTATCTAAATCTTTCATTTCTTTGGCATTACCTGGATAATCCTGTTCATGAGATGACAAAGAATCTAATCCATTATGACTAGTTTTAACTTCCTCTAAATGTTTTTGCGCAGCCTTAATTTGCTCTTCTGTCAAGTCCTTCTTGAAGAAATAATGATTGTGGTCTCCGTGACTCATGACAAAACCTGATTCATCTTCAGCGATAATACGATTAGCATCAAATCCGTATCCATCTTCTTCATGTTTCTCATGTGAAGTTCCTGGATTGATTGGAAGAGATGGAGAAGGTGTTGCTAGACTATTGTTTGGAAGAGTCGGTTGCCCAATTTGATTTGATTTTGGAATGTAATGGAAATGATCACCATGTCTTACAATATAAGCTGTAGCCGTTTCTTCAACGATATCTTTTGGATTAAAAATATAACCATCAGATGCTGAAGAGAGTTTCTTACTTGTCGTTAAAGAAGAAGGATTGCTTGAAAGACTGCCTAGACTAGACACTACTTCATTAGGTTTTGCATTTGTAGAAACTGTAGAACCAGTTCCACTGATAGGCACCATTCTGGCAATCTTTTCTTCTAAGGCAGAAAGCTTGCTGTAAGGAATAAAGTGGTAATGGTCGCCATGCGGAATCGCAACTCCATTTGGTGTACGACTGATAATCTTAGCAGGGTCAAAGACCAGGCCATCTGATTCACTGTAACGTTGGGCGCTAGGTGAATCATAGAGTTCCTTCAAAAGACTCTGGAGATTTTCAGATTTATTTGCTGGCTTGCTAGTTGATCCTTTTGCTACAGATTGCGTGTTATTGTCACTAGCTGTTGAAGAATAGCTTAACTGACTCGGTTGCATATTTTTTCCAGCCAGATGTGCTTTAGCTGCTGCTAATTCACTAGCAGATAAATCGCTTTTGGGAATGTAGTGATAGTGACCTCCATGAGGAACGATATAAGCATTACCCGTATCTTCGATAATATCAGCTGGATTAAAGACATAACCATCATTTGTCGTATATCGTCCCTGAGACCTTGCTACAGCAACATTAGAGTTAACCTTCTCATTATCTTTGACATGTTCTTGTTTTTGACGATTGATTTCATCTTTAGTTCGAACATTATCAGCATGAGCTGCATCTTTCAGGTAGACATAATATTTTCCATCGACCTTGATGATATAACCACCCTTGACTTCATTGACAATATCAGCGTCTTTAAGTTGATAGTTTGGATCCTTCATCAAGAGTTCTTCACTAAAGAGGGCATCATAAGGAACTTTCCCATTATAGTAATGATAGTGGTCACCGTGTGACGTTACATAGCCCTGATCTGTAATTTTGATTACAATTTGCTCAGCCTGAATTCCTTCTTTCTGGCTAACCTGGTCTGGTGTCAAGTTTTCACTTTTCTGACTTGACTGGCTGCCATCCACATAAGAGACACGATTATTGTCCTTATTTTCCTGCGAACGATGCTGGTTTAGTGCATAGGCACATAGACTCAAGGATACGATAACAGCTGATCCAGCTGCTATATATTTTTTACTAAATTTCATAAATCCCTCATTTCAATAAATGATGAAGTTTTTTTCTCAACTTCTTTTACTTTATTAAATAGTTTTCTAAACCGATTATTTAACCATTTAATTAACCAGTAAATAGTCTACTATTTAAAATTACTTTTGTCAAGTTTCTGTTACGTTTTTCTAAAAAAGAGAAGTAACACGAAAGGTTACTTCTCCATAAAATATGCTCCATTCATTTTACTACTGTATAGGAGCCGGTTGACTTTCTTTTAACAAAGCCAAGAGACTATCTACTTCTGCTGAAATAGTATTATTATCTTTCGTTCCGAGAAGAAGACTACTTTTTAGACCAGTCAATGTCTCCATAGCATTTTGTCTAATACTAGAATCTGTTACTTTTTCTAGCAAGGCCTCCGCCTCTGCTATCTTAGCGTTAATAACAGAATGCTCTACTTGAGGAATTTCAGCCTCATCTGTAGTATCTTCAGCTTCTTCCTCTGTCTCTTCCGTATCAGTGCTTGGTTTATAAAGATTATCTGCTGAAGGATTTAAACCAGCGTGATTCTCTTTTTCATCAGATTCAGGGTGAGTTGGCTCACTTACTTCATCATGTTCCTTATCTTCCTCAGGTTTTTCTGTCTGAGGTTTCTCCGTTTGATTGGTATCAGCTTGACCATTTTTGTTTCTTTGAACATGGTCGCTAGCGTTACCAAAACCATTATCTGAATGCGGACGTTCGTTTGGATGTTCGACATAGTACTTGACAGTCGCCAAAAGATCCTCAAGAGTATACCCCTTAGGTGCCTCATAAAGGCCTTCGTCAAACCACTCAAATTTGATGTTATGGTAATGGTCATAATGAGGTATGATTAAACTACCGTTTTTGACTTCTACAGTATATTGAAGATTGTAAGGCATACGATCAAGTGGCACCTTCTTAGCTGCTTTCACGCGGTTGTAGATAGCTTCTGCTCCTTTTGCCTCAGTATTTCCTGAATCCTGATGATCTGTCGAAGGAGGGGTCAAACCTTTCTCTTTAGCATAAGCCTGGGCTGCCGCTCTCTCAGCTTCAGACAAACTATCTTTTTTAATCCAGTGGCTATGGGTCATATGTGGAGTTACATAGGCATCCCCCTCATCACTGGTTATATCACGAGGATCAAAGATATAACCGTCTTCTGTTGTGTACTTGCCTGCCAACTTGGCTACTTGAATCTCATCATCAGTGTAGGTAATTTGCGCATTTGGTTTTCCTAAACGTTCTGGATGACGAATCGGAGCTAAGAAGGCAAGAATATCATCCACTAACTTGACTTTATCACTTGAGACATCCTTGAGTCGTTCCAACAGGTTATCCAAAGCCTCAAAATCAACTTGTCGACCTTTATTATCAAGTAAATCTTGGTGAATTCTTGCTAGTAAGTCATAAGCCTTATTGTAAAATTCTCTATCACTAGATGGGAGGTCAGTTTTCTTAGATCCTAGCTTATGAGATAAACTTTCCTGCTTGGCCAGTTTGCTATCAATGCCTGCTGCTGTTTCTGCTGAAAGATCCTTGGCTGGGATATAACGAGAAACTCCATTCTCCTCAAAGACATAACCATCGCCTACTTTTCGAACAGCTTCTTTGACCAATTTCTCATCAATTGGATTGCTTGGAGCTGGTTGCGGACTTGGACTAGGTTCTGGAGTCGGTTGTGGACTTGGTTGTTCTGGTCTTGAATCTGGTACCCAATGGTTTGAACGATAACGAAGGGGAATAATACGAGCAATTCGTTTTTCCAATTCAGACATTTGTTCATAAGGGATAAAGTGGTAATGGTTACCATGAGGGACAGCTACACCTCTGGCGGTTCGACTTGTGATTTGCGCTGGGTCGAAAATAAGGCCATCAGATTCCACATGGCGTTCTGATAAGGGTTTAGCATACAATTCACGTAAAAGGCTTGAAATGTTTTCCCCTTGATTTTGATGATAAGTTGGAGTGACAGTCAGATTGTGGTTCTCTGACAATCTTGGTTGAGCTGGATTTGCATTATGACTAGAACTTGAAGAAGGACGAGATCCCTGCTTCCCATTCCAATAGGCTTGGGCAGCAGCTAATTCACTGGCAGACAAATCACTCTTAGGAATATAGTGGAAGTGATTGCCGTGAGGGACAATATAAGCATCACCCGTGTCCTCAATGATATCAGATGCATTGAAGATATACCCATCATCTGTGGTGTAGCGTCCTTGGGCTCTGGCTGCAACTACTGCTTGATCGTTAGAACCACCCCCGTGATTATGACTGTGTTCCTGCTTCTGACGTTTAATCTCTTCTTTTGTCCGAATATTATCCGCATGAGCTGCATCCTTAAGGTAAACATAGTATTTACCGTTTACCTTAATGACATAACCACCCTTGATTTCATTGACAATGTCTGAATCCTTCAACTGATAATTCGGATCTTTCATGAGGAGCTCTTCACTGATGATGGCATCATAAGGGACCTTGCCATTATAGTAATGATAATGGTCTCCATGAGAGGTCACATAACCTTGATCCGTAATCTTGATGACGATTTGTTCGGCGTTGATCCCCTCCCTCTTACTGACTTCATCTGGTGTCAAATTTTCTGCCTTTTGACCAGCCTGATCACCATCTATATAAGCAACTCGATTAGACTCTTTCTTATCCTGACCAGCTTGGTAACGCCCAAGTTCATAGGAACAAACACTTAGGGCAAGAACTGCCACTGAACCTGCTACATATTTTTTATTGATTTTCATTCTTTCCTCACTTTAATTCTTCTGCTAGAACACTCATATTTTCTTCCAGATTTTCTAAATAGGTCTTGTCATTTTGTGGGTCTGCCTCTAAAGGATTCAGAGTTTTAAGACCCACACCTGTTGATTTGACAAGAGTTTCAGCTACTTTTGAAGAAGCATTACTTTCTGTAAAAATCGTTTTAACCTTATAGGTTTTAACAAATTCCTGAAT encodes:
- the phtD gene encoding pneumococcal histidine triad protein PhtD, encoding MKINKKYVAGSVAVLALSVCSYELGRYQAGQDKKESNRVAYIDGDQAGQKAENLTPDEVSKREGINAEQIVIKITDQGYVTSHGDHYHYYNGKVPYDAIISEELLMKDPNYQLKDSDIVNEIKGGYVIKVNGKYYVYLKDAAHADNIRTKEEIKRQKQEHSHNHGGGSNDQAVVAARAQGRYTTDDGYIFNASDIIEDTGDAYIVPHGNHFHYIPKSDLSASELAAAQAYWNGKQGSRPSSSSSHNANPAQPRLSENHNLTVTPTYHQNQGENISSLLRELYAKPLSERHVESDGLIFDPAQITSRTARGVAVPHGNHYHFIPYEQMSELEKRIARIIPLRYRSNHWVPDSRPEQPSPQPTPEPSPSPQPAPSNPIDEKLVKEAVRKVGDGYVFEENGVSRYIPAKDLSAETAAGIDSKLAKQESLSHKLGSKKTDLPSSDREFYNKAYDLLARIHQDLLDNKGRQVDFEALDNLLERLKDVSSDKVKLVDDILAFLAPIRHPERLGKPNAQITYTDDEIQVAKLAGKYTTEDGYIFDPRDITSDEGDAYVTPHMTHSHWIKKDSLSEAERAAAQAYAKEKGLTPPSTDHQDSGNTEAKGAEAIYNRVKAAKKVPLDRMPYNLQYTVEVKNGSLIIPHYDHYHNIKFEWFDEGLYEAPKGYTLEDLLATVKYYVEHPNERPHSDNGFGNASDHVQRNKNGQADTNQTEKPQTEKPEEDKEHDEVSEPTHPESDEKENHAGLNPSADNLYKPSTDTEETEEEAEDTTDEAEIPQVEHSVINAKIAEAEALLEKVTDSSIRQNAMETLTGLKSSLLLGTKDNNTISAEVDSLLALLKESQPAPIQ
- the phtE gene encoding pneumococcal histidine triad protein PhtE, producing the protein MKFSKKYIAAGSAVIVSLSLCAYALNQHRSQENKDNNRVSYVDGSQSSQKSENLTPDQVSQKEGIQAEQIVIKITDQGYVTSHGDHYHYYNGKVPYDALFSEELLMKDPNYQLKDADIVNEVKGGYIIKVDGKYYVYLKDAAHADNVRTKDEINRQKQEHVKDNEKVNSNVAVARSQGRYTTNDGYVFNPADIIEDTGNAYIVPHGGHYHYIPKSDLSASELAAAKAHLAGKNMQPSQLSYSSTASDNNTQSVAKGSTSKPANKSENLQSLLKELYDSPSAQRYSESDGLVFDPAKIISRTPNGVAIPHGDHYHFIPYSKLSALEEKIARMVPISGTGSTVSTNAKPNEVVSSLGSLSSNPSSLTTSKKLSSASDGYIFNPKDIVEETATAYIVRHGDHFHYIPKSNQIGQPTLPNNSLATPSPSLPINPGTSHEKHEEDGYGFDANRIIAEDESGFVMSHGDHNHYFFKKDLTEEQIKAAQKHLEEVKTSHNGLDSLSSHEQDYPGNAKEMKDLDKKIEEKIAGIMKQYGVKRESIVVNKEKNAIIYPHGDHHHADPIDEHKPVGIGHSHSNYELFKPEEGVAKKEGNKVYTGEELTNVVNLLKNSTFNNQNFTLANGQKRVSFSFPPELEKKLGINMLVKLITPDGKVLEKVSGKVFGEGVGNIANFELDQPYLPGQTFKYTIASKDYPEVSYDGTFTVPTSLAYKMASQTIFYPFHAGDTYLRVNPQFAVPKGTDALVRVFDEFHGNAYLENNYKVGEIKLPIPKLNQGTTRTAGNKIPVTFMANAYLDNQSTYIVEVPILEKENQTDKPSILPQFKRNKAQENSKLDEKVEEPKTSEKVEKEKLPETGNSTSDSTLEEVPTVDPVQEKVAKFAESYGMKLENVLFNMDGTIELYLPSGEVIKKNMADFTGEAPQGNGENKPSETGKVSTGTVENQPTENKPADSLPEAPNEKPVKPENSTDNGMLNPEGNVGSDPMLDPALEEAPAVDPVQEKLEKFTASYGLGLDSVIFNMDGTIELRLPSGEVIKKNLSDLIA